From Anabaena cylindrica PCC 7122, one genomic window encodes:
- a CDS encoding RNA dependent RNA polymerase, with protein sequence MDLTTKVIEGSGLSIPIFDGSYNNGKGRYLSEPEIIKNSLLAQIFEPSELPSLLLVKIDSKNPDANHLRQRTFTDGIKRKLAFSSGDNYYFADDALRKKINRLFTTEPDTACRYGSLLVSNCYKGSETFTNLRVKIVDFTDPQYADDKTGDCHGKISPRLAKQLGGESNCPLQFRFAWMKCWAETDNSQTPKTSFLAKGTFLPDAKLTDAEGYDIIIDRSSIKGIKKSQLQDLIPCGEYQLPQAVIGNRGNAKATSYDNSWQFTIWYSEAAVQQDLSQATEAKAQELAKLQSNPLMLAKYIIQQYDKQQSQQEQTEETVNGIDDNTNNQVQESRWISLLRSDKYGQLIETPKFRKFATDYIANQWRDLAIKSGYSHNSGMAMPCDTLPRGTICVPHLPEGDVILTRYPIVNSDNIRLYSNVHDPELKKTRNVVWIHPKDAEEYHQADFDGDQLMVSPANKLPNIAKETLRAGEPGHFKPVKQRPKLAYTEITDEEGNLKYRDLSQIAAASSQNKVGLVATNIGRVQSSTPREGENTERFVRRQRKLLNRLFQALQVEVDSPKSAERLEDIKEIDGANLLADAKKWSESHPSYFFDFKKDDRLYRSFAMPADAPGAINVIAREVVNPLWEPTRIRSRDRHEFRYLFPKETLSVDALEWAEELKTRFQQSRDEIKERVGDDREAFNEELGKLYDSYRAEIDELFTTSEDRFEGAAALWHTQHTRPELDRHRKECLQLAAQMEITFSFEHNYEMPSAALPQDTYVLTVPFGKDAIKWKESLEDKGITFDATIHPQLPVIEFAFKDLSPKVAEKLAAKFGDNIYDSDELNIPKDLRIIAPVDHSWATSRQDAGVGALAYNLFTEEVCQQLQDFQFAEIKVLGIKYNDFADENFASQQWRKRSVTLEVGVFELPESHPDFYRYNGTPILQIDGQNLGTFAPDSPKLPVGTTFAATLKPEGSSIILKVNADSIELPEVTLVESEPKLNNAGELRAIHREFWRQEMFDNLVEAIGITYEQRQTNQSESKEIEQFKIGGQWTAYVQRSGDFIVRNENKRTICRGNIHTGEEIFPLSEAAASELEEMILERERLSANISFEKSLYSTQASLNHKQEISNNRNQSRSQNIELN encoded by the coding sequence CGTACAACAATGGCAAGGGCAGATATTTATCTGAACCAGAAATTATCAAAAATTCCCTATTAGCACAAATATTTGAACCATCAGAATTGCCATCTCTCCTCCTGGTGAAAATTGACAGTAAAAATCCAGATGCCAACCATTTAAGACAAAGAACATTTACAGACGGAATTAAACGTAAATTAGCCTTTAGTTCAGGCGATAATTATTACTTCGCTGATGATGCACTGCGGAAAAAAATTAATCGGTTATTTACTACCGAACCCGATACCGCTTGTCGTTATGGTTCATTATTAGTTAGTAATTGCTACAAAGGTTCAGAAACATTTACAAACTTACGAGTCAAAATCGTAGATTTTACAGACCCACAATATGCTGATGACAAAACCGGAGACTGTCACGGCAAGATTTCACCGCGACTAGCCAAACAACTGGGAGGAGAAAGCAACTGTCCACTGCAATTTCGATTTGCGTGGATGAAATGTTGGGCTGAAACTGATAACTCGCAAACTCCAAAAACCAGCTTTTTAGCGAAAGGAACTTTTTTACCAGATGCTAAATTAACAGATGCCGAGGGTTACGATATTATTATAGATCGTTCCTCAATTAAAGGCATCAAAAAATCTCAACTTCAAGACTTAATCCCTTGTGGTGAATATCAACTTCCCCAAGCAGTAATAGGTAATCGTGGTAATGCCAAAGCCACCAGTTACGATAATAGTTGGCAGTTTACCATCTGGTACTCAGAAGCAGCAGTTCAACAAGATTTAAGTCAAGCAACTGAGGCAAAAGCTCAGGAATTAGCCAAGTTACAAAGTAATCCCTTGATGTTGGCAAAATACATCATTCAACAATATGATAAACAACAATCGCAACAAGAACAAACAGAAGAAACTGTTAACGGAATAGATGATAATACTAACAATCAAGTACAGGAATCTCGCTGGATTTCTCTACTCCGCAGCGATAAATATGGTCAATTAATTGAAACACCAAAATTTCGCAAATTTGCTACTGATTATATAGCCAATCAATGGCGTGACTTAGCGATTAAAAGTGGATACAGCCATAATTCAGGTATGGCCATGCCATGCGACACTTTACCACGAGGGACAATTTGTGTCCCCCATCTACCAGAAGGAGATGTGATTCTCACCCGTTACCCTATTGTCAACTCAGACAATATTCGTCTTTACAGCAATGTCCATGATCCAGAATTAAAGAAAACTCGCAATGTAGTTTGGATTCACCCCAAAGATGCTGAGGAATATCACCAAGCCGACTTTGACGGCGACCAATTAATGGTTAGTCCTGCCAATAAACTGCCGAATATTGCCAAAGAAACACTCCGCGCAGGTGAACCCGGACATTTTAAACCAGTTAAACAACGTCCGAAGTTGGCATATACGGAAATTACAGATGAAGAGGGCAATTTAAAATACCGTGATTTATCGCAAATTGCCGCTGCCAGCAGTCAAAATAAAGTAGGTCTAGTAGCGACAAACATTGGGCGTGTCCAGTCCTCAACGCCGCGTGAAGGTGAAAATACTGAACGATTTGTCAGACGACAAAGGAAGCTGCTAAATCGTCTTTTTCAGGCACTGCAAGTAGAAGTAGATTCACCCAAAAGTGCTGAAAGATTAGAAGACATCAAAGAAATTGATGGTGCGAATTTATTAGCAGATGCTAAAAAATGGTCAGAATCCCATCCCAGTTACTTCTTTGATTTTAAAAAAGATGACCGACTTTATCGTTCCTTTGCTATGCCAGCAGATGCCCCAGGAGCAATAAATGTTATTGCCAGAGAAGTAGTAAATCCCTTGTGGGAACCAACTCGTATCCGTAGCAGAGATAGACATGAATTTCGTTATTTGTTTCCCAAAGAAACCTTATCTGTAGATGCTTTAGAATGGGCAGAAGAATTAAAAACCAGGTTTCAACAATCGAGAGATGAAATTAAAGAACGGGTGGGAGATGATAGAGAAGCATTTAATGAAGAATTGGGCAAACTTTACGATAGTTATAGAGCCGAAATAGATGAGTTATTCACCACTTCAGAAGATAGATTTGAGGGTGCAGCAGCACTGTGGCACACCCAACACACCCGTCCAGAATTAGACCGACATCGTAAGGAATGTTTACAGTTGGCAGCACAGATGGAAATTACGTTTTCGTTTGAGCATAATTATGAAATGCCTAGTGCAGCATTACCACAAGATACTTATGTTTTGACTGTTCCGTTTGGGAAAGATGCGATTAAATGGAAGGAATCTTTAGAAGACAAGGGAATTACATTTGATGCCACTATTCATCCGCAATTACCTGTGATTGAATTTGCTTTTAAAGATTTATCACCTAAAGTAGCGGAAAAATTAGCAGCTAAATTTGGTGACAACATTTACGATTCAGATGAACTGAATATCCCCAAAGATTTGCGAATTATTGCTCCCGTAGATCATAGTTGGGCAACATCACGTCAGGATGCGGGTGTAGGGGCTTTGGCATATAATTTATTTACAGAAGAAGTATGTCAACAGCTTCAGGATTTTCAGTTTGCAGAAATTAAAGTGTTGGGAATTAAATACAATGATTTTGCTGATGAAAACTTTGCCAGTCAGCAATGGAGAAAACGGAGTGTGACTCTAGAAGTAGGAGTTTTTGAATTACCAGAATCACACCCAGATTTTTATCGTTATAACGGGACACCAATATTACAAATTGATGGTCAGAATTTAGGAACTTTTGCACCTGATAGTCCAAAGTTGCCTGTTGGAACTACATTTGCAGCTACGTTGAAACCGGAAGGTTCTAGTATTATCCTCAAGGTTAATGCTGATTCGATAGAGTTACCAGAGGTGACATTAGTGGAATCAGAACCAAAGTTAAATAATGCTGGGGAATTGCGGGCTATTCACCGGGAATTTTGGCGGCAGGAAATGTTTGATAATTTGGTAGAAGCGATTGGTATTACCTATGAACAGCGACAAACCAATCAATCTGAAAGTAAGGAAATTGAGCAATTCAAAATTGGTGGACAGTGGACGGCTTATGTTCAGCGTAGTGGTGATTTTATTGTGCGAAATGAGAATAAGCGAACGATTTGTAGAGGGAATATTCATACGGGTGAGGAGATATTTCCACTGTCAGAAGCAGCCGCAAGTGAGTTAGAAGAGATGATTTTAGAGAGGGAGCGATTATCAGCAAATATATCCTTTGAGAAGTCGCTATACTCAACCCAGGCATCGCTAAATCATAAACAGGAAATATCAAATAATAGAAACCAGAGTCGAAGTCAAAATATAGAATTGAACTGA